In one Geoglobus acetivorans genomic region, the following are encoded:
- a CDS encoding secondary thiamine-phosphate synthase enzyme YjbQ, protein MIIDITTQKREVIIDITDDVKKVVQLENGFAVIYTPHTTTAVIVNEAERGLLDDFIKKLSELVPYMAGYSHDRIDSNADAHIKASILGNSVTIPVVRGELLLGTWQRILFVEFDGPRKRRVYVMTYEAKKG, encoded by the coding sequence ATGATAATCGATATCACCACTCAGAAAAGGGAGGTAATCATCGACATTACGGATGACGTGAAAAAGGTTGTTCAGCTTGAAAATGGATTTGCTGTCATCTACACACCCCACACAACCACAGCAGTCATCGTGAATGAGGCGGAAAGGGGTCTGCTTGATGATTTTATAAAAAAGCTCTCCGAGCTTGTGCCTTACATGGCAGGATACTCGCATGACAGGATAGACAGCAACGCAGATGCACACATCAAGGCAAGCATTCTCGGAAACTCCGTAACAATTCCAGTTGTGCGTGGTGAGCTTTTGCTCGGTACTTGGCAGAGAATACTTTTTGTTGAGTTTGATGGGCCGAGAAAAAGGAGAGTTTACGTGATGACCTATGAAGCCAAGAAGGGTTGA
- a CDS encoding RlmE family RNA methyltransferase — translation MKPRRVEDRQDHYYWRAKKEGYRSRAAYKLKQMNAKFGLIKPGYWVLDLGASPGGWSQVAAELGASVVAIDLSPMKDIEGVTFIQGDMTSEETWEKIREIRDRFDVVISDASPKITGHWDIDHYRSVELVEAAFTIAKKFLKPGGNFVVKMFQGEETPKLFAEFKKHFRFKKLHSPPASRKRSSEIYFIGKGFGGKFRPKKDE, via the coding sequence ATGAAGCCAAGAAGGGTTGAAGACCGGCAGGATCACTATTACTGGAGAGCAAAAAAGGAGGGCTACAGGAGCAGGGCTGCATACAAGCTCAAACAGATGAATGCAAAATTTGGGTTAATAAAACCCGGCTACTGGGTTCTTGATCTCGGAGCATCCCCGGGAGGCTGGAGCCAGGTTGCCGCTGAACTTGGGGCCAGTGTAGTTGCCATTGACCTCAGCCCAATGAAAGATATTGAGGGGGTTACATTCATTCAGGGTGACATGACGTCCGAAGAAACATGGGAAAAAATCAGGGAAATCAGGGACAGATTTGACGTTGTTATCAGCGACGCATCACCCAAGATCACAGGACACTGGGACATAGACCATTACAGATCCGTTGAGCTTGTCGAGGCGGCATTCACAATTGCCAAGAAGTTCCTCAAACCGGGTGGAAACTTTGTCGTCAAGATGTTTCAGGGCGAGGAGACCCCGAAGCTCTTTGCAGAGTTTAAAAAACATTTCAGATTCAAAAAACTTCACTCACCACCGGCATCGAGAAAGAGGAGTTCGGAAATTTACTTCATAGGCAAGGGGTTCGGAGGAAAGTTCAGACCGAAAAAAGACGAATGA
- a CDS encoding DUF429 domain-containing protein codes for MWVAGIDVGLRKSVSAVIDGRKAVVFDDYRKLLDIDVSAVGIDAPLSFPEKGGFRECERKLLKMGIRLFPSGAGFLRRVGEKGMEIAEEFRRKGVEVYEVYPYATRTILDIAPEANKRSKDGLDVIKKRLHNFLIFDTEIADHNQVDALISALAVKLYLDGRGRIVDGIDGAILIPEVKK; via the coding sequence ATGTGGGTTGCCGGTATTGATGTCGGTCTGAGAAAATCAGTATCGGCAGTCATTGATGGAAGGAAAGCAGTGGTTTTTGACGATTACAGGAAACTGCTCGATATTGATGTGTCTGCAGTTGGTATAGATGCGCCGCTCTCGTTTCCAGAAAAAGGTGGTTTCAGAGAGTGCGAAAGGAAGCTTCTGAAGATGGGTATACGCCTTTTTCCCTCAGGCGCAGGGTTTTTAAGGAGGGTTGGCGAAAAAGGAATGGAAATTGCTGAGGAGTTCAGAAGAAAAGGCGTTGAGGTTTACGAGGTTTATCCATACGCAACACGCACGATCCTCGACATCGCACCTGAAGCAAACAAAAGGTCCAAAGACGGACTGGATGTGATAAAAAAGCGTCTGCATAACTTTTTGATATTCGATACGGAAATTGCAGATCACAATCAGGTTGATGCGTTAATCTCTGCTCTGGCTGTGAAACTGTATTTGGATGGCAGGGGAAGAATCGTGGACGGCATCGATGGGGCGATCCTGATTCCAGAAGTTAAAAAATAA